Within Quercus lobata isolate SW786 chromosome 5, ValleyOak3.0 Primary Assembly, whole genome shotgun sequence, the genomic segment AGTAATGATGGCATGCTCTTGGATGTTATGACATATTGTTTGTACGGATGATGTGACATGATCATCATCCATACAAACACATTTGAAAATGGGAGACTACTACAGGATGTTGATgccaaatatcaaataataaaacattttgCGAGTTCAATAGCTGCCAAATTGGAGGGAGTCAATGAGAAGATAAGAAATAATTCTCAATGGTGCTGATTCCAAAGACCTTAACATCtttacaatctttttttttttttttgggcacaaAGTTGCTATTAGGGTGGCTTTAACTCTAGCAACTTCAGCCTCTATGAATAGACCCTCCCATGGCAAAGTAAACACCAAATTCCTAAATTGattttagagggaaaaaaaaaagctacagcCATTCCCATTTCTCAAGGCAgcatgaaatcaaaatttctaacCATCCATAAAATGTGAAATCAATGTGTTGTTGAAACAAGAAATATTGAACAATTTTGGGACTACAATGCCTGCTGTGGTTGAGACTCATAATTGATATATGATGATTGCAAACGCCATTGAAAAGTGTGTTTGGAGACTCTTACGTATGAACAACTAGAGTTCAAAAATCAACatgttgtgtatatatatatatatatatacatgtaataGATGTTAAAAATGCATCAATTGGTATTCCATTGTTCTAAAAACTAGatgaatgaataaataaaccaaaactgGTCATCCAACAAGGGAAAAAtataaacacttataaaaaaaaataaaaataaataaacaagggAAAAATAGAAACACAAATAAGAAGGAAATATAGGGGTTAAGAGCAATCACACTAGTGTGTTTATTATACAAAAAATGgtcaaatttacacattttccCTAAGAAACTACCCACATCAATGGGtgtataaatgtgtaaatatacacatttACTACAGTAACTGTGTAAATATACATTATTTATTGTAGCTGTGTAAAtaatgttttattcttttttctctctcccctcaTTGGAACTGTCACTCTAACTCTTTCGAACTGTCACTCtaactctttctctttctctcatctcagAGACTCactctttctccttttctctcAATTTCCCTCTCTCAAAGCTTCTATGGCCAATCCTTTCTTACCATCGTTCCCCACTTGCCACTGCCACCATGGTTTTCTTTCATTCCTCGTTGCAAAGCCTCTCCAATCTCACCCACTTTTGTTCAATCCTGCTCTCTTTATTTGCTTTGCACTAAGTTAAGTCACAATTGAACCCCAATGACCACAACCACAGTGGTTTATGGCAATGGTTATTGACattcttctattttctctttatttgatCTAAGGGTTTGGGAGTTTATATTCTATTCGTTTAACCTGTGGGTTTGGGGATTTAGATTTGGTTGTTAAGATTTGATGTTGCTTGCATGTGAttggtttgaattttgatttcaaatgtatttgggttttgtgaatCGGAAATTTAGATGGGTTTGGTGGATTTGTTTTGAGATTTCCTTGGATTTGTTGTTTGTGTCGCTGTGGGTGTAAGTCATGATTTGGGGTCTGCTTCAACATGTCTGATATGGTATTATTTGTCTTGTGGTGgttgtagtggtggtggtggttgtggcagtGGCCAGTGGTAGTAGCTGTGAGAGAGAGGTGGAGAGAAAAGGTTGAAAGAGTaataaaattgatgaaaaatgaatattatattgaaataaatttttaggataaataatatgatgtaggtgtttttgaaaagtgattgtgtaaaataaaaaaagtaagtttttagtgtaaaaaagACAGAAAATTTTAAAGGGACTGATGCGAATGCTAACCATGTCTATTTGAAAGAAATTTACTGACATTTCTCAACATAAAATTTAGCTTgtgtaaaaatgaaaattcaaaaaatttagctcatgtaaaaatgaaaaatcttcaaTAGAGCATTAGTGAAAGCCTGCTCACACTATGCAGATATGTCAGTTATTACATCAGCAACTTGAGCCTCTACACAAAGACCTACTCCTATCCAAATTGATTCCTAACAGTACAGAGCACAATCATTATCCATTTATCAAGCatcattaaaatcaaatttgaacccTTCTGAAGATGGAAAAGCCAAAGAGTTGTAAAAGCATGAAATATTGAACTTAGCCAGCTATGgtttatctattaaaaaaaatcagcaatGGTTCCAATACCAACCAATAACCTCACCTTGGAGTTGTAATCAATAACTCCATGAGATGATTACGAATCAGATTTGGTGTTAGTGAATTGCAAACTCCAGAGACCTGTAGATACATGCCATGTGAACAATTGATAGTCATTGAAATTCTTCCACCAGAGTACTCtctaacaattttcttataaaaccAAATGTTGCATCCAGTATGCTGTAAAAATATGAGAGATATTAGCATGAGACAGAAAcaccaactaaaaaaattaaaattaatgaacaTCCACCCATTGAAGCATAAGACCCATGCtacaacaaaaaaggaaaaatagtaaaaaatgcaACAATAGACATCAATAGCTTTCTCGTAATTTTTCAAGCTGATAAGTTTATAAAATTGTTAACACACTTTCTATTGTTAGTTTCAAGGCTCCTCATATgcatacaaaaaatatataatcaagAGCTCATAAAAGAACAAAGTACATACAAAATCTCATAAAAGAACAAAGTATATACAAAAGCTCATAACCCCAATGATAAATATACACAAGAATTAATTAAAGAAGCTTTATGCATTGAATGCAAAGTACCAGAAATACTATGTTACATTCTCTTCAATAAATTCTCCCAAATTATCTAAAAAGGCTTAATATAAATTTCCCAAAGCACTAATTTTATTGCAGGTTATTTTCCATGACCATAAGTCAGCACCATTATAATGACTTAGGCCAACTAATTGCCATGATATTACTCAAGAAATATTATCAGAAATATCactaaatttaattatttagagACCAGCAAAATCAAAGTTGGCAAAATAAGACACGACCTTTAAAGGACAAAGACAAGCTAAGAAGCAATTATCTAAAACACCACTTTTAATAGTTTTGATTAGGTAAGCAACTCATACATATATGGGATGCAGACCAATGACATAACCCACCACTCCCATTCTTAGAAGAGATGCCACTGGTCCAAAGGCCATTGGCCTAAGGCACCACCTTGAgcaaatattttcatttataagaAAGTCCTCAAACTTTCCAAAAGttaaatagaaaatgaaaagttcTTCAGTCATTCTTCAAAAATTCTTCTGGCCAACATAAGATAAACTGAAGGTTTTCAAATCATCCCATTCAGGCACAAGAAGCTTACATGCCAGAGGCAATAGCAACCCATAACATACTGATCAAGTCCATTACATACTTAACCTTAAGGAGCCAATCTAACACCatcaaccaaacacaacaaaAGTATCTATGAATATGATCTAAGAAGATAAATTCTCTGCAGACTTCCTTGTAAAACAATTATTTCGATGTCACAAGAAAAAAGTTGTAAATAGCTAGGAACTTCATAACTTTATGTATCCATCTCAGAACTTACCCTTTATTTGGATGAGTAAAGATAAAGGGTAACCCTTAAATTATTAATCTATAAGATACTCAAATATGTCACACACAACTTTTCGGAAAGTAACTCTCAACCTCATCAATCTTGCTCAACTTCTCCCACAATGACCTAAAAAACAGCCCCCACATAGTCAATGACATGACTCTGGTGGATGCAAGGggttaattaaataattacatagAATtcaatcacttttttattttttattacttttaatgCTAGACTTATAATAAGTGATTTAATTTTCCACTGAAACTGACTGACTCATTTTCTTGTTTGGTTGTGGTTGTCATTTTCAGCTAAAAGAAGCACCAGAGCAGAGGCAAAGGCAGAACCTCCTCAAAACCAAAGAACCTAGAGCTCTCAATCTTATCACTCCAAACCCAAGCCACGGTAAGCTAATCTATGCTCCACTTATTATCCAATTGATAATAAACATTAATAATGATACCAATGCTTCAAATTTCATGCCGTTTATGAACAGTTCAGTGTAACTTATCAAAAAGTGAACAGTTCAGGGTAACAGTTCAGCGGAGCATTTAATTTTCCAGGTGAAAAATTCTCTTAAATAAAATGCTTTTTCCTCTTGACCTCTCCTCTGTACTTCTCAAGCAGCTTTCTGGGCTATCTCTCCACTAGAAATGTCACTAACAGACTAATGGCAgtgcgtgtatatatatatatacacacacaccgATAGTTTGCCAGAAGAAAGGCAATGAAAGACCTAATTTGGCCCCAATCAAAACCATGGATAGACACTTATACATTCATTTAGTTGACAGAACCTTGAATCCTTAAAAGTCATTCACATCCCCTAGTTTAGAAAACAGATACACTAAGATTTTAAGAAAGCAAACCAAACATAAATCTCAAGGCAGAGGCTACAAACTCATCTCCAAAAAAGAGAAGGCCTAAAAGTTGTTTCCTAAATACAATTAGTACTTACTCCGTAAATCAAACTAAATATCAACACCAAATTTtgagaaatctttttttttttttttttcttttttttttttaagtaaccaaattttgagaaatctaAGTCTGCATGTGCCACTAAAGTTGCTTAGTAACTGGCAAaacaattaatataatttaaatagtaTTTTCACCAAACATTTAGGCATAATATGCCTACTCAGGTCAAGAGAGGTATGCAATCAACTATATTCTTCCATGAATAAACTTTCTCATATTATATATTCAACAATATGGGACTATTTAGTTCATAAGTTTCTATAACAAAATTGACAAGATGAGAGAACAGCTAAATTATTAAGCCGATGTGAATAATCCAGCTTCTTTTATACATAACAAAAAACAACTACTAATAAACACAACAATCtcaatattaaatattacttttGAAAGATAAAGTTGATTCCACAATCACCTCTTTATCATTCTAGCATTTCATTTTCTAATTCATCCACTGCTTTCAGCAACAGATTAAGACCCTCTGATGGACTAGCATTCCTGACAGAAATAAAGACCAACATGTGTTAGAAACCGAGCCCCtacatgaaaattttctttcataagtaacaaaattttattaaaacaaataggATGTCTACACAAAATTCTTCTACAATATTACATGATCAAAGATTGATTTTagaaaagaaagttttgacGAGAACCGTAGATTGGTCTTCAAAATATAATGCATACCACTCAAACAACAATCTAAAGTTATACaagaaaattcacaaaattcTTGCCATCATTCACAACTTAACTAACACTTTCAACGAGAACCGTAGATTGGTCTTCAAAATAGTTATGCAATCTAAAATTATGACatcaacaaacaaaatcaatttcattaaacTCCATTTATTTTACCTCTGCCAAGGATCAATCACATTATCACCATCGAGGAGAAGAAGGCTCCCAATACAAGTTGCCGTCCTAAATGCATCAGGAAAACTCCAATTCTGAACCCTCTTgccttgtttcttttctatgtCATACCAAATAAGATTCTTGCTATGTATCTTTTCTACGTCATACTCAATAGGAAATGGATTGCTATTCCAGTGCTCCTCCAACAGAACCTTCTTGCCATTCTTGGAAAACATAAGAGGCTTGTAATACTCAAAATCCCAAGGCACTGCAACTTTCTCAATTTTATAAATCTGAGTCCAAGAACTCTCAACCCCATATTCTTTCATAACCCAAACATCATTATACTCTCCGTAAACATTCACAACAAAACAGAGGTATCCTCCCAACGCTTCCAAGCGAGTTTCCTGATCAAAATCTGGTGAAACCGGCGTCGTATAGAGCTTGAATTTCTCAGAGGCAAGGTCAAAAGCAAGAAGCGACTCCTTATCCAGCACGCCAAAATCAGAAACTAACCAATGCACAACTCCATTAAAAGACGCCGACTCCCAATGACATATCTCCTTGTTTGGCCATTGTTCTTCAACTTTTTTCCAACGCTGTGATTTAAGACTATATACCTTGATTTCTATAGGCAAGTCATTGTATTGAAAAAGCCTCAACACCTTATAGTCATCGTTCTGGTGATCGTGACAGAATGCAAATTGGGAAAACCAAAAATCCGTAACACCTTTAGGTTTTTCGCTCGGCAATTTCCTGTACTTCCTTAGCAATGGGTTCCAAATCACGACCTCTTCGCGCCCCTTAAGAAGGCAAACCAAGCCGTCGCAACAGTCCAAGATGTCGCAGTGTTGTAAAGGCGGGTACATTTTCACGGCGTTGCAGAACTGATCTTCGTCGTCGTCGAAATCGAAGGAGAAGCCATTTCCGCAATGTGAGCCGTCGTGTTCAAGGAGGATGATGGTGCGGTCTCTGTTGGTCTCGACGGAGCGATTGAGGTGCTTCTTGATGAAACCCGAGTCGCTGATGAGGTCGTACCATTGCCTTGAAACGCAGAGGAAACGTGCGAGAGACTTGACTGGTAAATGGGACAGTATATTGGTGATTAGCTCTGGCGGTATATGTGAATGTGACATCAATGTTGATTGTGCAGTGCAAGGCAGGTGTTTGTGGAAATGTCTGAAAGATATAGCTAAGCTAGTTAATGATGAAATGGTGTGTGGAAATGTGATGATCGAGTCTGTGCGTCCTTCTGATAAGTGAAAATGGTTTGCTGTTGGAAGACCTGAAGGGAGTGGAGACTGAGGCTATGGATTGACTATACGTGAacggaaaagaaagaaatgaaatggaatAATCTTGAtgagatgttttaaaataaagaagtggaatgtaaataatcttgTTTGGAAGCAATATaaagagaatgaaatgaaatcattttataataatattactattagattcctattttaaaataaatagttgaatatataagggtattttgggagttttagtaaaaaaatcattaaatctaatttcattccctcccattccttcTAATTTCgggaggaatgaaaatttgaagttttaagggaatagaaagAAATAAGTGTTTCCTCCTACctatttcattccctcccacttaaactctcaaaaacaagaagatgagtttttcatttcttttattaaaactctcaaataagggaagagaagaatattataaaattattcttttcattcatttctattctattttattccCTCATCCGGAATGAGCCctgaattgtattttttttctctattcctTTTAAGTGGCCAAAGCTTGTAAAATGCTGTGGCTACAGAATTGGCCAAATTTGCCATGCATCGGGAGGGTGGTGTTGTCTTGTCTGGATTGAGGACCAATGCCCATCCTTTTTGCATCCCAATGAAATCAAAGATATCTCATAATATGTACTCTCtgtttttttgggctttagaGGCATAGTGTATTTAAGCCCGATATTAGTTTTTGGGTCACGTTAAGGAATGTTGTTaaagtaattattaataaatcataataggaattatttttgagaaagttttaaTTTATAACGTTCACTtttgatgataattttttatcattaaactaagatactaattagttttttgtgtAGGCTGGAATTAAACTCCAATTCTTTTATTCTTCAACTATTAGAGACTTTATCCGTTGACGCctataggaaatataaaaagtagtcAACAACATTCATTGTTTTACCATTCTcccaataaaatttttctaaaaattcttAAACTAATACTCTTAGGGTatttgttaacatttcccttaatttttatGTCCACTAATGATTATTACAAACTCATTGATATACGCTCTATACATACTCTTTTAAAATTGTGCTTTATAATTTCTactgtaattgtttttttttttaaatacaactGGAGTGTCTACAAAATGTGTAACAGTGAATGTATTACAATATTTAACGTATTATGTCCAATCGGGTCAAACGGGTTGTGGGTCAAATGGGTAATTTTAAGAGGATTAAAAAGGGGTTTGGGTCAATTGGGTTGCGGGTCGGGTCAAGTTTCTTCTACATTTAAGCAAAATTGTTCTGCTGATTCAAAATTAGTGGCACAAACAACTATCAAATTgctaacaaaattacaaaatggTTAGCATTTGTCCATGTTAGACGTTCAAATTCATAGTCTCCATTTAGTATTTTAGTTGAGAAGAAGTTAACTTTGAAGGAAAGAATCGAAGTGGTTTCATTGAAAATCAAAGTTTGAGAATTAACTGTCATTGTTATGCCAAAGGAAGCCTACGCCACGACTTTAGTGTAGTAATATGCCCTACATTTGTCATGGTTCTAGTTactcttatttcttttttgcgCGGTGCttactctatttcaattttacTTGGAAATGGTAGGCATCAAGTATTGCATCCAATTATTTTGCAAGGGATGGCAGCAATGCTAGTCATTAGATTCCATGGGTTTGAACTTTGTGTGGTGGTGGTACCTATAGCTTGCcattaacaaattattttatgcaTGCCTATAATTTTAGTATGATTGACAATTACAAGAATTATGATATAGATTATCTATTGGTGTGATTAATAGatcatgagattttttttttttttggcaagcaACTGTGTTCTGTAGCACGTGCAAGGAGTTTAGTGTAGTTTTGGATGAAGATGAGAACATCTCTTTAATGATTGCTACAAGTGACATTACTTTGTTTTGTCgtcgccttttcttttttttttttttttttttttttttttttttgtttagaactTATTAGTTTATTTAACGTTGAACATGTTTGTAAGGCCttgattaaattgattttattttactgaTATGTGTATTACTGTTAGTGTGGTGCACTCAATCAACTATAGTATGTCCCTTGTTTCAAGTTCTTTGAAGTTGGGTACTTTTTCTAGCCAAATTCACTATATTTTGTTCTTAATATAAATTCACGGCCCTTGAAGATGTGCCAACAATTGCACAACGTAATTGTGACTAATACATTTTGCTGATGCGCTTGCATTCAAAGCTTTACAACTCCAGATTTAGAAGTACTAGTTGCTAACCTGTgtgatgcacgggatagttgattaaataacaattacaaataatcatacaaagtgcacaaAATATGTTCTTTGATTATAAATGTAGGGTGTTTCACATAACACATAAAAATCACACCTTGGTTTCTCTATGTCgatgaaaaaattattgccAACATTCCAATAGCTTATACACAAATTTGGGCATAATATGAAGTCACATAATGCTCAATTGCAAATCAATTTATAGTCTACCAccaatataaatcatataaaaaattttattgataacatgaatatttaaatgtgtaaataatttCATGACAACATTAGCAAGACCATGCATTTGCTGCCAGGGAATAATATGCCACATAAACACATGGGGCACTATGCCACTATCTCTTATAAGAAGCAACTCATAAACACAATATTCAAAACTTTGAAAAGAAACAGCTGACAAATAGTCTAAGTATCTTTGCTTATCTACTTTTTATGGCCCCCAATTTTGATTATGCTGGCTTCTTAGAAACCGTTGAGGAGATCATTTGCAGCAACATATATTTGTGTCAGATGCATCTAATTTCCTTTAGATACATCTTAAGTACATGCAAATAATAGTAGTAGTTTGAAAGAGTGTCTATTTGAAAGGAATAAAACGAAATGCctatatatttcaatttcaactatcTCTATAAACAATTAAAAGCAAATTTCATAAACTCTTTGTATACATCTTAAGTAAGACatacaatcaatttcaaaaacaCCAAATGTTGGGTTGAAAGTAATACATAACTATTCGAAGCAGTGCTATTAGGCTTAGCCAAGCCATTCTCtatggaaaaattttaaaatacagtAAGGTTCAATATTTGAAGCAATTGCTTGAAATCATTTAAGTACATGCCATCAATGAAGCTGCTTGAAATCATTTTAAGTACATACCATCAGTGAAGCTACAACATTAACATAGTtcataacattattttattatttgtagcATAAGTTCTTGGTTCGTGATAAGCAACATGTAAGATATACATTGGTGCATGGAAATCTACAAAATCACctacacaaaatcaaaaaaagagagagttaaaTCAATGATTGTGTAATAATCATAGTGCAGTTTAGATAGAGATTTGATCCGCTTGCCCCGAAATGACCTAGCCCAATAGGGAAATCCCAATTCATTGGGCCTTTCGATACAATCAAATAGAAAGCCCCAAGGGCGCCATATTCTAGGAGCCCAAACTATGTGATTTCGGATTTTTCTAGAGGTGTATTTGGTATTGCTTCCTTGATTACAGCAACAATAATGTCACCAATATGAGCATATTGTCGATTACTAGCTCCTATGATTTGAATACACATTAATTGTCGGGCCCCGCTGTTATCCGCTACATTTAAGTGGGTTTGAGGTTGaatcatatcattttttttttatttgctctTTCACTGCAAAGGTGTGTTTCCGAAATAACTCTCATCAACTAGCACTATTCTGAtgtgaacttttattttaggagtAATTCATTGAATTGGTtagatataaaataataatatccatTTCGTATGATTTCCTATAGATATCCACATACATATAGATATATTCACTTTACATTAGAATTCTAAATGCAGGTTTAGTCTCCTTTTTTGGGtctataaaatttacaaaatgaaTACTCATGGCAGTCTCAATTTTCAATCAATCTTGTATTCCAAAAATAAGGCTACATTGAACAAAGCAGAAATCTAACAAAGAGGCAAATGAATTGCAATTTGCacttcaattttcttcaattggACAAAGACATAGGAAAtgaaaagatggaaaaaaatgaCATCAACAAAGACAGATGTAAGCAAGAATCTACCTAAAAAACCCTATCTCTATAACTGAAATTTCGTAACCAACATTAGGAAAGAATTATAGTTTGATTCAAAATTGGAATCACATATATTATAGCGCTTGCAACTCATGTTGATATAAAAGTCTTAGGATGCTCAGAACATCCTATGACAAAACttaaaattgaatgaaaaagatggcataaagaaattgaaacaaATCCTCTTACAATGACAAAACCATAACCTAAATAAAGAAAACTTTAAAATCTCACAAAGTATAGGGAAAAATATTCtaaccaaaaaacaataattgacCAAACAGATCCCtagaaattggaaaaataaaatgggaaatCAGGGTACCTTTAACCCtgattcaattattatttttggcatAAGACCCAATGTCTGGTACAAAAAACACAGTATACTGCAAttggagaaaaaaacaaaaaagaatgaaaataaggAATCAGAAATTAATTAGGAAGATGGAATCTTAACAACAGTGAACAATATAGAAGTATTAAGACATAAACAATGTAAGAATGGAACTTTTGTTGTTGCAGGGAAGGAACGGCGCAAAAGCAGGAGAAGAAACTATACAGCATgaaggaaggaagaaaaaaaaaaaaaaaagaagctataCAACAGTAAAAACTAATCTGAAATGTAAATTTAAAACTATCTTCACATTAAGACAAAGTTTTgattaaaattaacaaaacccACTACAGGCTCCAAACCCATtaatttaaaagagaaaacactcccaaacaaaaccctaaatcatatttaacaggaaaacttataaaaaaaaaattagaaaacttactGGTAATAGTGTTTGAGAAAGATTGGTCTCTGACGTTGGTAAAAAGAAATCACAGAGTGGGCCTAATTTCTGAGTTTTTCTCCACAACCAACGACAACaactaaaaatgcaaaaaattgcAGACcataaactcaaactcaataGCCAAACGAAAAAACACAGAAGAattaaccccaaaatttttaaatatacatagaaaataaaattgaagtatGCTCAATTTGATATACAAATGGGTATGTTCAAAGTTGAGGCTTTGGTTGATTTTGGAACTTGATAAACAGAGAGGCTGAGAAAAGGAGGGTGTGGGatctaaaaatttaaagcaACGCAAATCAAgattaataacaaaatcaaaaaccaaacctAACATACCATATCGTCCCCCCAACGGCCAGATGATTTTGGCGAAAACCCATTAAGAGAAATAATTGTAGCCTCTCTCCAATGGAATTGTTTTAGTCTCTG encodes:
- the LOC115991983 gene encoding F-box protein CPR1-like, with translation MSHSHIPPELITNILSHLPVKSLARFLCVSRQWYDLISDSGFIKKHLNRSVETNRDRTIILLEHDGSHCGNGFSFDFDDDEDQFCNAVKMYPPLQHCDILDCCDGLVCLLKGREEVVIWNPLLRKYRKLPSEKPKGVTDFWFSQFAFCHDHQNDDYKVLRLFQYNDLPIEIKVYSLKSQRWKKVEEQWPNKEICHWESASFNGVVHWLVSDFGVLDKESLLAFDLASEKFKLYTTPVSPDFDQETRLEALGGYLCFVVNVYGEYNDVWVMKEYGVESSWTQIYKIEKVAVPWDFEYYKPLMFSKNGKKVLLEEHWNSNPFPIEYDVEKIHSKNLIWYDIEKKQGKRVQNWSFPDAFRTATCIGSLLLLDGDNVIDPWQRNASPSEGLNLLLKAVDELENEMLE